In Mus musculus strain NOD/MrkTac chromosome 11 genomic contig, GRCm38.p6 alternate locus group NOD/MrkTac MMCHR11_NOD_IDD4_1, one DNA window encodes the following:
- the Gm40193 gene encoding uncharacterized protein LOC105244603 has translation MGLKGAWCFPCCGCRRQRGTERETGLRPASPPVPSPAVAPTVTGGLPSPGAGAYLSRKARLSFRHQLHDVASANDSTI, from the exons ATGGGTCTGAAGGGGGCTTGGTGTTTCCCATGCTGTGGGTGCCGGAGACAGCGGGGGACTGAAAGGGAAACAG GCCTGAGACCTGCTTCCCCTCCAGTTCCTAGTCCAGCTGTAGCCCCCACTGTGACTGGAGGACTGCCTTCCCCAGGGGCTGGTGCCTACTTAAGCCGGAAAGCTCGTCTCTCCTTCCGCCACCAGCTGCATGACGTGGCGTCAGCCAATGACTCCACCATTTGA